From the genome of Geobacter sp. SVR, one region includes:
- a CDS encoding sigma-54 dependent transcriptional regulator — translation MPEAKIAICDDEKEILRYLRKILQAHGFTVETYGGGQTLLDRLEADPAFRPDLLLLDVQMAGMSGIEVMRKVRELRSGLPVVIMTAFGSIDAAVEAIKQGANDYIAKPFPKERLLEVFEKALERESLLTENRRPREELNLNPASDEIVFTSARYREVYDMTIQVAASDANILIQGESGTGKELIARAIHFNSTRRERRYLTINCAALTDTLLESQLFGHLRGAFTGATTTQQGLLEAADGGTLFLDEIGDMTLALQAKLLRVIQEREFIPIGATAPRRADIRFVAATNRDLEREVREGRFREDLYYRLNVIAINPPPLRERKEDVPPLARHFLARFSAKMQKQVDTIADDAMHWLTEYHWPGNIRELENVMERAVILARGNRITADLLPLRRSDGIPLPPAGGSGNDSLETMERGHILRVLKKNAWQKSRTARALGITRKTLDRKIAEYDLSIPRERGAER, via the coding sequence GTGCCGGAGGCAAAGATCGCCATCTGCGACGATGAAAAGGAAATACTGCGCTACCTGCGGAAGATTCTGCAGGCCCACGGTTTTACCGTGGAGACTTACGGCGGGGGGCAGACCCTGCTGGACCGGCTGGAGGCAGACCCCGCCTTCAGGCCCGACCTCCTGCTGCTTGACGTGCAGATGGCCGGCATGAGCGGCATTGAGGTGATGCGGAAGGTGCGGGAACTCCGGTCCGGACTGCCGGTGGTGATCATGACCGCCTTCGGCTCCATAGATGCCGCCGTGGAGGCCATCAAACAGGGGGCCAACGACTACATCGCCAAACCGTTCCCCAAGGAAAGGCTCCTGGAGGTGTTTGAAAAGGCGCTGGAACGGGAATCGCTGCTGACGGAAAACCGGCGGCCCAGGGAAGAGCTGAACCTGAACCCGGCCTCCGACGAGATCGTCTTTACCAGTGCCAGGTACCGGGAGGTCTACGATATGACCATCCAGGTGGCGGCAAGTGACGCCAATATCCTGATCCAGGGAGAATCGGGCACCGGCAAGGAGCTGATCGCCCGGGCCATCCACTTCAACAGCACCCGGCGGGAGCGACGCTACCTCACCATCAACTGCGCGGCCCTGACCGATACCCTGCTGGAGAGCCAGCTCTTCGGCCACCTGCGCGGCGCCTTCACCGGAGCCACCACGACACAGCAGGGCCTCCTGGAAGCTGCCGACGGCGGCACCCTGTTCCTGGACGAGATCGGGGACATGACCCTGGCCCTGCAGGCCAAGCTGCTGCGGGTCATCCAGGAGCGGGAATTCATTCCGATCGGCGCGACTGCTCCCCGAAGGGCCGACATCCGCTTCGTGGCCGCCACCAACAGGGACCTGGAGCGGGAGGTACGGGAAGGCCGTTTCCGGGAGGACCTGTACTACCGCCTGAACGTGATCGCCATCAATCCGCCGCCGCTGCGCGAGCGAAAGGAGGATGTGCCCCCCCTGGCCCGACACTTCCTGGCCCGCTTTTCCGCGAAGATGCAGAAACAGGTGGACACCATCGCCGACGACGCCATGCACTGGCTCACGGAATACCACTGGCCCGGTAACATCAGAGAGCTGGAGAACGTCATGGAACGGGCCGTCATTCTGGCCCGGGGAAACCGGATTACGGCCGACCTCCTGCCGTTGCGCCGCAGTGACGGCATTCCCCTGCCGCCTGCCGGCGGAAGCGGCAACGACTCCCTGGAAACCATGGAACGAGGCCACATCCTCCGGGTGCTGAAGAAAAACGCCTGGCAAAAGAGCCGTACCGCCCGGGCCCTGGGGATCACCCGCAAGACCCTTGACCGAAAGATTGCCGAATATGACCTGAGCATTCCCCGGGAAAGGGGGGCGGAGAGGTAG